A region of [Bacteroides] pectinophilus DNA encodes the following proteins:
- a CDS encoding helix-turn-helix domain-containing protein — protein sequence MKDKELRRIIGERAKSRRTELNLTQPYVADKMGVTASTIQRYEAGTIDNTKKMVLEGLSEALHVSVEWLKGETDSYETDITDKKELLIRDAMTGIIENLPTNLDNADGDFAKNLLLAILNEYKLFADSFTNACNNFKGNTEYADVAAKMGFESNQEYNEIMFLREITHSVNAFNDIADIIRTYSKNPDMAAQRLSNLLEDNSDSV from the coding sequence ATGAAGGATAAGGAACTTCGCCGGATTATCGGTGAGAGGGCTAAAAGCCGCAGAACAGAATTAAACCTTACACAACCTTATGTTGCAGACAAGATGGGAGTCACCGCTTCCACCATACAGCGTTATGAAGCTGGAACAATCGACAATACCAAGAAGATGGTACTTGAAGGACTTTCAGAAGCACTTCATGTATCTGTGGAATGGCTTAAAGGCGAAACTGACAGCTACGAAACAGATATAACAGATAAGAAAGAACTTCTTATAAGAGACGCTATGACAGGTATTATCGAAAATCTTCCAACAAACCTTGATAATGCAGATGGAGATTTCGCCAAGAACCTGTTGCTGGCAATATTAAACGAATACAAGCTATTTGCTGATTCATTTACAAATGCTTGCAATAATTTCAAGGGAAACACAGAATATGCAGATGTGGCAGCCAAGATGGGGTTTGAATCCAATCAGGAATACAATGAGATAATGTTTTTAAGAGAGATAACCCACTCTGTTAATGCATTCAATGACATAGCTGACATCATAAGAACATATTCCAAGAATCCGGATATGGCGGCGCAAAGATTATCCAATCTCTTAGAAGATAATTCCGACTCGGTATAG
- a CDS encoding site-specific integrase: MAKGSVRKKGKKWYYRFYVEDQSGNLVQKEYAGTESKSETEKLLRQAMDDYENKRFVAKMDNLTVGDLLDLWSEEELKTGTLSNGTVENYLGAIRVIKKHPIADRKLKNVTAQHLQSFFDLLTFGGEYPDGTVKKGYSKDYIHSFSAVLQQAFRFAVFPKQLITFNPMQYIKLKKQAEDVDLFSDDDFEEGVQPISHEDYQRLIKYLEEKNPPAILPIQIAYYAGLRIGEVCGLTWQDINLEEQYLTIKRSIRYDGARHKNIIGPTKRKKVRIVDFGDTLAGILKEARKEQLKNRMQYGELYHCNYYKEVQDKNRVYYEYYHLDGTQDVPEEYKEISFVCLRPDGCLELPSTLGLVCRSVSAKLDGFEGFHFHKLRHTYTSNLLANGAAPKDVQELLGHSDVSTTMNIYAHSTRKAKRDSARLLDKVAGND; encoded by the coding sequence ATGGCAAAAGGATCTGTAAGAAAAAAAGGAAAGAAATGGTACTACCGCTTCTATGTAGAAGATCAAAGTGGCAATCTGGTTCAGAAAGAATATGCTGGAACAGAAAGCAAGAGTGAAACGGAAAAACTGCTCCGTCAGGCAATGGATGATTATGAGAATAAAAGATTTGTTGCTAAGATGGATAATCTCACTGTAGGAGATTTACTTGATTTATGGTCTGAGGAAGAACTGAAAACAGGTACATTAAGTAATGGAACTGTTGAAAACTACCTTGGTGCAATCAGAGTTATCAAGAAACATCCTATTGCTGACAGAAAGTTAAAGAATGTTACTGCACAACATTTACAGTCATTCTTTGATTTACTGACATTTGGTGGCGAATATCCGGATGGAACTGTCAAAAAGGGCTACAGCAAGGATTATATTCATTCATTTTCCGCTGTATTACAGCAGGCTTTCCGATTTGCAGTATTTCCAAAACAGTTAATTACTTTCAATCCAATGCAGTATATCAAGCTGAAAAAACAGGCAGAGGATGTGGATTTATTTTCGGATGATGACTTTGAGGAAGGTGTTCAGCCAATCTCACACGAAGATTATCAGAGGTTAATAAAATACCTTGAAGAAAAAAATCCCCCAGCAATACTGCCAATTCAGATAGCATATTATGCAGGACTTCGTATTGGTGAGGTTTGTGGTCTTACATGGCAGGATATTAATCTCGAGGAACAATACCTGACTATCAAGAGAAGTATCCGTTATGATGGAGCCAGACACAAGAACATCATTGGACCTACCAAACGTAAAAAGGTAAGAATTGTTGATTTCGGAGATACTCTAGCAGGCATACTGAAAGAAGCAAGAAAAGAACAGCTTAAAAACCGGATGCAGTATGGTGAACTCTATCACTGCAATTACTACAAAGAAGTGCAGGACAAAAACAGAGTGTATTATGAATATTATCATCTGGATGGAACACAGGATGTTCCTGAAGAATATAAGGAAATATCCTTTGTATGCTTAAGACCGGATGGTTGCCTTGAATTACCAAGCACACTTGGTCTTGTGTGCCGGTCAGTTTCCGCTAAACTAGATGGATTTGAAGGATTTCATTTTCATAAGTTGCGACACACCTATACAAGCAACTTGCTTGCAAACGGAGCTGCTCCAAAGGATGTGCAGGAACTGTTAGGACACTCAGATGTCAGTACCACTATGAATATCTATGCTCACTCCACCAGAAAAGCTAAGCGTGATTCAGCAAGGCTTCTCGACAAGGTGGCAGGCAATGACTAA
- a CDS encoding DUF6061 family protein, whose product MNIIYAEYNMYRNSIDIYTCAGYMLRIDCNKAEDGIKTTPCSQCALNALAIDEPLEYAKLYLDGTMQIWVNAEDSIEL is encoded by the coding sequence ATGAATATTATTTACGCAGAATACAATATGTACCGGAATAGCATAGACATTTACACCTGTGCCGGATATATGCTCCGTATTGACTGCAACAAGGCAGAAGATGGTATTAAAACTACACCATGCTCTCAGTGTGCATTAAATGCTCTTGCTATTGATGAACCTCTTGAATATGCAAAACTATATCTGGATGGAACTATGCAGATATGGGTAAACGCAGAAGACTCTATTGAACTTTAA
- a CDS encoding MobA/MobL family protein, with translation MLSVFRPCREQSHAGVTYTNAVAFGYVGYGNKPTTIPLILSVHLSFQLSEEGEESTLTTRHSFIQMTKLSNVRGRITYISSHAKQEHLYAVYETTDRSYWTELARCSQQEFKKSGVDGKCIEARELIIALPELLYEQGMPDMLLKSFTDKFKEKYGVECVAALHHNKRMTNFHIHLIFSERQLLAEPVIKTATRNMFYDEHGNHVRTKKEILDEAGNIRKRCKAIKKGEVYEKKLFTSKNTRFKQEDFLDEVKLFYTRMINRWVTDEKDRLTVFDRNGPYLATKKIGKNNPKAEQIEKDNKLRMDWNREVDRAIISEVSMDDILQIKREHITEPVKRSIERYGNKPEMLSLILNMAIAELVLLITKVLEAIKGIHSRLQRENAPEDKNKAQKQDNGILTADALPPEPVMTPEAAAYPKLKKIKTELDSQNAIIFEAEKLRGSLEIEMSNLKGLAKLTRKGDLQRKIDEKTDYINRLKVGLSNMVRNSGFENMNEFLLTFRECRNAYTDYQRQYESWKNACRKPDTPTHKDEKLSDKLARLQREAAENQNSISRQTKNRGAR, from the coding sequence ATGCTCAGCGTATTTCGCCCTTGCAGGGAGCAAAGCCACGCAGGCGTGACTTATACAAATGCTGTCGCATTTGGTTATGTCGGATACGGCAATAAGCCAACAACAATACCACTTATATTATCTGTTCATCTTTCATTCCAATTATCAGAGGAAGGAGAAGAAAGCACATTGACAACAAGACATTCATTTATACAGATGACCAAGCTGTCGAATGTCCGGGGAAGAATCACCTATATATCAAGCCATGCAAAGCAGGAACATCTGTATGCGGTTTATGAAACAACTGACAGAAGTTATTGGACGGAGCTTGCACGATGCAGCCAGCAGGAATTTAAGAAAAGCGGTGTTGATGGAAAATGTATCGAAGCAAGGGAGCTTATCATTGCCCTGCCTGAATTACTTTATGAACAGGGAATGCCCGATATGCTGCTAAAATCGTTTACGGATAAATTCAAAGAAAAGTATGGTGTGGAATGTGTTGCAGCACTTCACCACAATAAGCGTATGACAAATTTCCATATCCATCTTATCTTTTCTGAAAGACAACTCCTTGCAGAACCTGTCATAAAGACTGCCACAAGGAATATGTTCTATGATGAACATGGAAATCATGTACGAACCAAGAAGGAAATCCTTGATGAAGCTGGCAATATCCGCAAAAGATGTAAGGCTATCAAAAAAGGCGAGGTTTATGAGAAGAAGCTGTTTACCTCTAAGAATACGAGGTTTAAGCAGGAAGATTTTCTGGACGAGGTAAAATTATTTTACACCAGAATGATAAATCGCTGGGTAACGGACGAAAAAGATAGACTTACAGTATTTGACCGTAATGGTCCATATCTTGCTACCAAGAAGATTGGTAAGAATAATCCCAAAGCTGAACAGATTGAGAAGGATAATAAACTGCGGATGGACTGGAATCGTGAAGTTGACAGGGCTATCATAAGCGAGGTTTCTATGGATGATATTCTACAGATAAAGAGGGAACATATCACAGAGCCAGTAAAGAGGTCGATTGAGCGATACGGCAATAAGCCCGAAATGCTCTCGCTTATCCTGAATATGGCAATAGCAGAGCTGGTACTGCTTATCACAAAGGTGCTTGAGGCTATAAAAGGCATTCACAGTAGGCTGCAACGTGAAAATGCTCCCGAAGATAAAAACAAAGCCCAAAAGCAGGACAACGGAATACTTACAGCAGATGCTTTACCGCCAGAGCCTGTTATGACACCGGAAGCAGCCGCCTATCCGAAGTTAAAAAAGATAAAGACAGAACTGGACAGCCAGAATGCCATTATCTTTGAAGCTGAGAAACTAAGAGGCAGTCTTGAAATAGAAATGTCAAACTTAAAGGGACTGGCGAAGCTCACCAGAAAAGGTGATTTACAGAGAAAGATTGACGAAAAGACGGATTATATCAACCGATTAAAGGTAGGACTCTCAAACATGGTTCGTAATAGCGGTTTTGAAAACATGAACGAGTTCCTGCTGACATTCAGAGAATGCAGGAATGCTTATACGGATTATCAGAGACAATACGAAAGCTGGAAGAATGCCTGCAGAAAACCGGATACACCTACGCATAAGGATGAAAAACTGTCGGATAAACTTGCAAGACTACAAAGGGAAGCCGCTGAAAACCAGAACAGTATCAGCAGGCAGACAAAGAACAGAGGGGCAAGATAA
- a CDS encoding DUF1624 domain-containing protein: MLETTQIKQRLPFIDLIRGMTIIEMISYHFLWDLVYLYNADIPWYKSHGAYIWQQSICWTFILLAGFSWHLGKKHMKRGLWAFGGGVVVSLVTAIVLSNDRVRFGVLTLIGSCILIWILLDKVLKKIPAGVGVSVSFVLFLILRSWTKQDPIQLSDNLLNVTWLKSVLAYIGFLQTGFSSTDYFPLLPWIFLFATGYFLYSFLQEKGLINRLFGKGKVPGINFLGKHSLIIYMIHQPICYVVAFLVSEIF, from the coding sequence TTGCTGGAAACAACGCAAATAAAGCAGCGTTTACCGTTTATTGATTTGATAAGAGGTATGACCATTATTGAAATGATTTCGTATCATTTCTTATGGGATTTAGTTTATCTGTATAATGCAGATATTCCATGGTATAAGTCCCACGGTGCCTATATTTGGCAGCAATCCATTTGCTGGACTTTTATTTTGCTAGCTGGGTTCAGCTGGCATTTAGGAAAAAAACACATGAAAAGGGGATTGTGGGCGTTTGGTGGTGGTGTGGTCGTTTCGCTCGTTACCGCCATAGTTCTTTCCAATGATCGGGTGCGCTTCGGTGTTCTAACGCTTATCGGCAGCTGTATTTTGATATGGATTTTACTGGATAAGGTTCTGAAAAAAATCCCGGCTGGGGTTGGGGTAAGCGTTAGTTTTGTGCTATTCCTCATTCTCAGAAGTTGGACGAAGCAAGACCCTATCCAACTATCTGATAATTTGCTGAATGTTACATGGTTGAAATCGGTATTAGCTTATATTGGATTTCTGCAAACTGGCTTTTCATCTACCGACTATTTTCCGTTGCTCCCATGGATTTTCTTATTTGCAACAGGATATTTCCTGTACAGTTTCTTACAGGAAAAGGGGCTGATTAACCGGCTATTTGGAAAAGGGAAAGTTCCAGGTATTAACTTTTTAGGGAAACATTCGCTTATTATTTACATGATACACCAACCGATCTGCTATGTTGTAGCGTTCTTGGTTTCCGAGATTTTTTAA
- a CDS encoding ImmA/IrrE family metallo-endopeptidase, with the protein MYANFAPLITATLTVAIFLLSLLSLKTKGVLKALFVLSIITVNISKGIETKPYNAERLKGYLPELRGMTVKKPEEFLPRMREIFAECGVAFVLLPHLKNSGVNGAVKWVSEDRVVLAMNNRGLDADKFWFSLFHEIKHVLQQKIKTVFISSTVEEMKDINNKLEIEADKFAMNYLIPPADYKRLAPTKYTSDDEIVEFAKSIGIHPGIVAGRLQHEGIIAQNRCSKLKEKYVIEIKHIA; encoded by the coding sequence ATGTATGCAAATTTTGCTCCACTTATTACAGCCACACTTACTGTTGCCATCTTCTTACTTTCATTGCTTTCATTGAAGACGAAAGGTGTTCTCAAAGCATTGTTTGTCCTTTCCATTATTACGGTAAATATCTCAAAAGGTATTGAAACCAAGCCATATAATGCAGAGAGGCTAAAAGGTTATCTGCCAGAACTTAGGGGGATGACGGTTAAAAAGCCGGAAGAATTCCTTCCAAGAATGCGTGAAATTTTTGCTGAATGTGGAGTCGCTTTTGTCTTGTTACCACATTTGAAAAATTCAGGTGTGAATGGTGCTGTTAAATGGGTATCAGAGGATAGAGTAGTACTTGCAATGAATAATAGAGGGTTAGATGCAGATAAATTCTGGTTCTCATTATTCCATGAAATTAAACACGTACTGCAGCAAAAAATAAAAACTGTATTTATTAGCAGCACAGTTGAAGAAATGAAGGATATTAATAATAAATTGGAAATTGAAGCAGATAAGTTTGCAATGAACTATTTGATTCCACCGGCAGATTATAAAAGACTGGCTCCAACAAAATATACTTCAGATGATGAAATTGTTGAATTTGCAAAAAGCATAGGAATACATCCGGGAATTGTAGCTGGAAGATTGCAGCATGAAGGAATCATTGCGCAGAATAGATGTTCAAAGTTAAAAGAAAAGTATGTAATTGAAATAAAGCATATTGCATAA
- the rlmD gene encoding 23S rRNA (uracil(1939)-C(5))-methyltransferase RlmD, which produces MINKNDVVTVKIEDISSEGQGIGIIRDESTGADACGFVLFIKDTVIGDVVEAKVMKTKKTYGYARLVRIIEQSPDRVTARCPVARQCGGCQLQEMSYEAQLRFKQNKVANNLKRLGGLGEADYVMHPIVGMTAPDEPYHYRNKAQFPVGCDRDGNIKIGFYAGRTHDIIDYMDCCIGDPVNKDILRIVRQWMTDNNIKPYNEENHSGVVRHILIRTGRATGEICVCLVINADKLQRYDSLVGELAKIDGMTSIMINVNREKTNVILGRHCETLWGRPYIEDCIGDVRYRISPLSFYQVNPVQTKRMYDKVLEYAQLTGNEAVWDLYCGIGTISLFLAKNAKKVYGVEIVPQAIEDAGNNAALNNIDNAQFFVGKAEEVVPEFYKNGGEGDTDSARSGADMLRPDVIVVDPPRKGCDTSLLDTMLEMAPPRIVYVSCDSATLARDLKYLRESGRYEVRDVQCYDNFCQGVHVETVVWMSRVSNEPRTDRA; this is translated from the coding sequence ATGATTAATAAGAATGATGTTGTAACGGTTAAAATCGAAGATATAAGTTCAGAAGGACAGGGAATAGGAATTATACGTGATGAATCCACAGGCGCAGATGCCTGTGGATTTGTTCTGTTTATTAAGGATACTGTGATTGGTGATGTAGTTGAAGCCAAGGTGATGAAGACTAAGAAGACATACGGCTACGCAAGGCTTGTAAGAATTATAGAGCAGTCACCTGACCGTGTAACGGCAAGATGCCCTGTCGCAAGGCAGTGCGGCGGCTGCCAGCTTCAGGAGATGAGCTATGAGGCACAGCTTAGGTTCAAACAGAATAAGGTTGCCAATAATCTGAAGAGGCTTGGCGGACTTGGCGAGGCTGACTATGTCATGCATCCGATTGTCGGAATGACAGCACCGGATGAGCCGTATCATTACCGCAATAAGGCACAGTTTCCGGTAGGCTGTGACCGTGACGGCAATATTAAGATAGGATTTTATGCGGGAAGAACGCATGACATTATCGACTATATGGACTGCTGTATCGGTGATCCCGTGAATAAGGATATTCTGCGAATCGTCAGACAGTGGATGACTGATAATAATATAAAGCCATACAACGAGGAAAATCACAGCGGTGTTGTGCGGCATATTCTCATCCGTACAGGCAGGGCGACAGGTGAAATCTGTGTATGCCTTGTAATCAATGCGGATAAGCTCCAGCGGTATGATTCACTTGTCGGTGAGCTTGCCAAAATCGATGGCATGACTTCAATCATGATAAATGTAAACCGCGAAAAGACCAATGTAATTCTAGGCAGACACTGCGAGACACTCTGGGGCAGACCTTATATAGAGGACTGCATAGGTGATGTGCGCTACCGCATTTCTCCGTTATCATTTTATCAGGTTAATCCTGTCCAGACTAAACGTATGTATGACAAGGTTCTTGAATATGCTCAGCTTACCGGCAATGAAGCTGTATGGGATCTCTACTGCGGCATCGGAACAATCTCGCTTTTCCTTGCAAAGAATGCGAAAAAGGTATACGGCGTTGAGATAGTTCCTCAGGCAATTGAGGATGCAGGGAATAACGCGGCACTCAATAATATAGATAATGCACAGTTCTTTGTCGGAAAGGCAGAGGAGGTAGTGCCTGAGTTCTATAAGAACGGTGGAGAGGGTGATACGGATTCTGCCAGGTCAGGGGCGGATATGCTAAGACCGGACGTTATCGTTGTAGACCCTCCGCGCAAGGGCTGTGACACATCACTTCTCGATACAATGCTTGAGATGGCACCGCCAAGAATCGTCTATGTAAGCTGCGACTCGGCTACACTCGCACGCGACCTTAAGTACCTTCGTGAGAGTGGCAGGTATGAGGTCAGGGATGTGCAATGCTATGATAATTTCTGCCAGGGAGTGCATGTGGAAACGGTAGTATGGATGTCGCGCGTTAGCAATGAGCCACGCACAGACCGAGCATAA
- a CDS encoding ABC transporter ATP-binding protein/permease, with amino-acid sequence MRYIKEILKKNRIWVLVYIGLGIFNAFMANYKADYFQKVIDGLADRTLAFAGVATYGFILLVNYCMNYLDNYPEKKLEHGIYLDFKLLSLRKISTIDYTEYQKIGTGKLVQRIENGSTAGRNVLFNFWLRLIRDLLPAIGFSIYFIWKIDEKVTYVLFVGYAFIFIITNILLKFLYKIKEKILNSEELLNHYLVRGYMEMLVFRMSKQFPSEIKKTCNAKEDIVSSKVKMNMIHEAFFTIFALFVAMLDIGILFYAWKTKNLTVGSVVALIALIENAYTPIAIFNVLYVQYKLDKASYKRFEEFLGLKDDVQLRNGNAINTNVGKIAIRNLSFQYEERKIIDGLSLSIQKGEKIAFVGESGSGKSTLIKILLGLLKYNQGEVRLGDMELKEICLNNLYDRVSYLSQDAPVFDGTIKENLVFEKQVSEEQMLGALSEVQLSHLVENLAEGLNTEIGEKGTCLSGGEKQRLALARLWFEDSELVILDEATSAMDNLTEENVMKSVMQKMKDKTVIAIAHRLNSIAGFDRIILFKEGRIVGQGTFEELLHTDSYFMDLYNANVK; translated from the coding sequence ATGCGTTATATAAAAGAAATATTAAAGAAAAACAGAATATGGGTATTAGTCTACATTGGGCTAGGTATATTTAATGCATTTATGGCTAATTACAAGGCTGACTATTTCCAAAAGGTCATTGATGGATTGGCTGATAGAACACTTGCATTTGCAGGAGTTGCAACATATGGCTTTATTTTGCTGGTAAATTATTGTATGAATTATTTGGATAATTATCCTGAAAAGAAATTGGAACATGGTATTTATCTGGATTTTAAGCTTTTGTCCCTTAGAAAAATAAGTACAATTGATTATACAGAATACCAGAAAATAGGTACAGGCAAACTTGTTCAAAGGATTGAGAATGGTTCAACAGCAGGAAGAAATGTATTATTCAATTTCTGGTTGCGTTTGATTCGAGACTTACTTCCTGCCATTGGTTTTAGTATATACTTTATTTGGAAAATAGATGAAAAAGTCACTTATGTACTGTTTGTAGGCTATGCGTTTATTTTTATAATAACCAACATTCTATTAAAGTTTCTTTACAAAATAAAAGAAAAGATTTTGAATAGTGAAGAACTATTAAATCACTATTTGGTCAGAGGCTATATGGAAATGTTGGTATTTCGTATGAGTAAACAGTTCCCGAGTGAAATAAAGAAGACTTGTAATGCAAAAGAGGATATTGTTTCATCAAAAGTAAAAATGAATATGATTCATGAAGCATTCTTCACAATATTTGCACTATTTGTGGCAATGTTAGATATTGGTATTCTTTTTTATGCATGGAAAACGAAAAACCTTACAGTAGGTTCTGTGGTTGCACTAATTGCACTGATTGAAAATGCTTATACACCAATTGCCATTTTTAATGTACTTTATGTCCAATATAAATTGGACAAGGCGTCGTATAAGAGATTTGAGGAATTTTTAGGCTTAAAAGACGATGTTCAATTAAGAAACGGTAACGCAATAAATACAAATGTTGGAAAAATTGCAATAAGAAATTTATCATTCCAATATGAGGAACGAAAAATTATTGATGGCTTGAGCCTGTCAATACAAAAGGGAGAAAAAATAGCTTTTGTAGGAGAAAGTGGTTCCGGAAAATCGACCTTGATTAAGATTTTATTAGGGTTGCTAAAATATAATCAGGGAGAAGTTCGCTTAGGAGACATGGAGTTAAAAGAAATTTGTCTTAATAATCTGTATGATAGAGTTAGTTATTTATCACAGGATGCCCCTGTTTTTGACGGAACAATAAAAGAAAATCTGGTATTTGAGAAACAAGTGTCAGAAGAACAAATGCTAGGGGCATTGAGTGAAGTGCAACTATCTCATTTAGTTGAAAATCTTGCGGAAGGTTTAAATACTGAAATTGGTGAGAAAGGTACTTGTTTATCGGGTGGAGAAAAACAAAGACTTGCATTAGCTCGCTTGTGGTTTGAAGACTCCGAACTTGTCATTTTGGATGAAGCAACATCTGCAATGGATAATTTAACAGAAGAAAATGTAATGAAATCAGTTATGCAAAAAATGAAAGATAAAACTGTCATTGCCATTGCACATAGATTAAATTCCATTGCAGGTTTTGACAGAATTATTCTCTTTAAAGAAGGGAGGATTGTTGGACAAGGTACTTTTGAAGAACTACTACATACAGATTCTTATTTTATGGACTTGTATAATGCGAATGTGAAATAA
- a CDS encoding helix-turn-helix domain-containing protein, with translation MTERKIALSIEDAADYTGIGRNTLRKLVEWEKLPVLKVGRKVLIKTDMLEKFMEVNEGRDLRDKTSVKAVTRKVTI, from the coding sequence ATGACGGAAAGAAAGATTGCTTTATCTATAGAAGATGCTGCCGATTATACAGGAATTGGAAGAAACACCCTGAGAAAACTTGTTGAGTGGGAAAAACTTCCTGTTCTAAAGGTCGGAAGAAAAGTTCTCATAAAGACGGATATGCTGGAAAAGTTTATGGAAGTCAACGAAGGCAGAGACTTGAGAGATAAGACCAGCGTAAAAGCAGTCACAAGAAAAGTGACAATTTAA
- a CDS encoding HD domain-containing protein, translating to MKFIETLKDGDRISDIYLCKNKATATTKTGREYESVILQDKTGCLDGKIWDPSSMGIGEYEALDYVEVNGLVTSYNGALQLKIERLRRVGEGEYDPANYMPVSRFSIDDMYNELLGYIKGINNGYIKKLLESFFVEDKEFIAIFKKRSAAKSIHHGFMGGLLEHSLSVTRLCAHIAKAYPFLNEDLLIACAMLHDIGKVPEFSDFPQNDYTDEGNLLGHIVMGAEMVGEKAHGIEGFPPMLLTEIKHCILSHHGELEYGSPKKPALAEAMALSMADNMDAKLETVREIFDSKEGGDWMGYNRLFESNIKRTKV from the coding sequence ATGAAGTTTATTGAGACTTTGAAAGATGGTGACAGGATTTCGGATATTTACCTGTGTAAGAATAAGGCAACGGCAACCACTAAGACAGGACGGGAATATGAGAGTGTTATACTCCAGGACAAGACAGGCTGCCTTGATGGTAAGATATGGGATCCTTCTTCAATGGGAATAGGCGAGTATGAGGCTCTTGATTATGTAGAGGTAAATGGTCTTGTGACAAGCTATAACGGGGCATTGCAGCTTAAGATTGAGAGACTGCGCAGGGTTGGGGAAGGTGAATATGACCCTGCCAATTATATGCCGGTAAGCCGTTTTTCAATTGATGATATGTACAACGAACTGCTTGGTTATATAAAGGGAATTAATAACGGATATATTAAGAAGCTGCTTGAGAGTTTCTTTGTTGAAGATAAGGAATTTATCGCAATATTCAAGAAGCGTTCGGCAGCCAAGAGCATACATCATGGGTTCATGGGGGGACTGCTTGAGCACAGTCTGAGTGTTACAAGGCTGTGCGCACATATCGCCAAGGCATATCCTTTTCTGAATGAAGATCTGCTTATAGCATGTGCGATGCTTCATGATATCGGTAAGGTGCCGGAGTTCTCGGATTTCCCGCAGAATGATTACACGGACGAAGGGAATCTTCTCGGACATATAGTCATGGGCGCTGAGATGGTCGGGGAAAAGGCGCACGGTATAGAAGGATTTCCGCCGATGCTGCTTACGGAGATTAAGCACTGCATTCTGTCACATCATGGGGAGCTTGAGTATGGTTCGCCTAAGAAGCCGGCACTTGCAGAGGCAATGGCACTTAGCATGGCAGACAACATGGATGCCAAGTTAGAGACAGTCAGAGAGATATTCGACAGTAAGGAGGGCGGCGACTGGATGGGATATAACCGCCTGTTTGAGAGTAATATTAAGAGAACAAAGGTGTGA